From Amycolatopsis sp. cg9, one genomic window encodes:
- a CDS encoding DUF72 domain-containing protein, with the protein MRAIAEIRIGTSGWRYPPWRGVFYPHGLAQRRELEYLSRRMNAVEINGSFYSLQRPERYRAWFDETPAGFLFAVKGGRFITHMKQLRDVETALANFYASGVLALGAKLGPFLWQLPPRFAFDPDRLANFFALLPRTTTEAAELAKKHDDKLKGAPYLESGPRKPLQHALEVRHLSFAQPAATHLLREHDIALVVADTAGKWPFLEDQTAGFAYVRLHGDEELYVSGYSDQALRTWADKIKTWHDGGRRDVHVYFDNDVKVEAPRNAECLADLLGVAPPGEQ; encoded by the coding sequence GTGAGGGCGATCGCCGAAATCCGGATCGGGACGTCGGGCTGGCGCTATCCGCCCTGGCGGGGCGTCTTCTACCCGCACGGGCTCGCTCAACGGCGGGAGCTCGAATACCTCTCGCGGCGGATGAACGCCGTCGAGATCAACGGCTCCTTCTACTCGCTCCAGCGCCCCGAGCGGTACCGCGCGTGGTTCGACGAGACGCCGGCGGGGTTCCTCTTCGCCGTCAAAGGCGGTCGCTTCATCACGCACATGAAGCAGCTCCGCGACGTCGAGACCGCTCTCGCGAACTTCTACGCCTCCGGAGTCCTCGCTCTCGGCGCGAAACTGGGTCCGTTCCTCTGGCAGCTCCCGCCCCGGTTCGCGTTCGACCCGGACCGGCTCGCGAACTTCTTCGCGCTCCTGCCCCGCACCACCACCGAGGCCGCCGAGCTGGCCAAGAAGCACGACGACAAGCTCAAAGGCGCGCCCTACCTCGAAAGCGGACCGCGGAAACCGCTGCAGCACGCGCTCGAAGTCCGGCACCTCAGCTTCGCGCAGCCCGCGGCGACGCACCTGCTGCGGGAACACGACATCGCGCTCGTCGTCGCCGACACCGCGGGCAAGTGGCCGTTCCTCGAGGACCAGACCGCCGGCTTCGCCTACGTGCGGCTGCACGGCGACGAGGAGCTCTACGTCAGCGGCTACTCCGACCAGGCCCTGCGCACCTGGGCCGACAAGATCAAGACCTGGCACGACGGCGGGCGGCGGGACGTGCACGTCTACTTCGACAACGACGTCAAGGTGGAGGCGCCGCGCAACGCCGAGTGCCTCGCCGACCTGCTCGGGGTGGCTCCGCCGGGTGAGCAGTGA
- a CDS encoding BTAD domain-containing putative transcriptional regulator — translation MVLDFRVLGPAEVTADGRPVPLGGSRPLIVLAGLLLRANRVVPVEELGRWLWADDRRRSKGALQTYVLRLRRALGDQVAIRTESGGYLIELDDGLLDLSRFRALAARGKAELDRGESRRAAAHFAEALEQWRGPALLNVESDALHRDEAGQLAEERLRVREQWADALLDVGEYATVIPELTRLTRENPLRERLHEQLMAALYRSGRRADALDVYGRISAVLADELGLDPGPSLQRTRQAILTGADESARLARYRLGAEPQVPHQLPADLRTFSGRESDLKALHALVPEAVDAGASTPIASVEGMGGLGKTTLAVHFAHEIADRFPGGQVYLNLRGYGPGEPVEPSTALEAMLTALGVPCDAIPADLDGRAASWRTHTAGRRLLVLLDNANRTEQVRPLLPGPGCLVVVTSRWQLRGLVATHGARRIALEELGDEDAAELLAATIGVERVARDPAAAERFVRHCGGLPLAIRILAVRAAQFPDLPLDEFAGSIENDLLGSFDLADGEGTNIRSVLSYSYQALEPPAARLLRLLGLATGADFTAPVAAAVAGLDLATARAVLETLASAHLLAQPRPGRYQFHDLIRAYAGEVASQVDSASQRAAALDRLLGWYLASALDASRRMRPERYYRLLELDDLDGGLSFGSHHEALDWFVEESANLIAAVHLARRLGRDDVCWKLAWLLQSYFVTRSRLDDWRSVFTVALEAARASGHRPGEAGILSGLGVVNGVARNYAESRRYLEQVLAIQRELGAREGEARAQYNLALASHNLDEYAWAYEHGKQALEIVRELRMGQFEASVLRALGDVCTSMGDHEQALRLADAALAVVGPDGRPVDTRFTQHTRGLALIGLGRFDEGIACIHDSVTMFFEMGEQYEAADVLAQLGTIYSRYGAEALARECWLSSVRLLTELGHPDADDVRAKLAASVSAGG, via the coding sequence GTGGTCCTCGACTTCCGCGTGCTGGGTCCGGCCGAGGTCACGGCCGACGGCCGCCCGGTACCGCTCGGGGGCAGCCGGCCGCTGATCGTGCTGGCCGGGCTTCTGCTGCGCGCGAACCGGGTCGTGCCGGTCGAGGAGCTGGGCCGCTGGCTGTGGGCCGACGACCGCCGCCGCTCCAAGGGCGCGCTCCAGACGTACGTGCTGCGCCTGCGCCGGGCGCTGGGCGACCAGGTCGCGATCCGCACCGAAAGCGGCGGCTACCTGATCGAACTCGACGACGGCCTGCTCGACCTGTCCCGGTTCCGCGCCCTCGCCGCCCGCGGCAAGGCCGAACTCGACCGGGGCGAGAGCCGCCGGGCGGCCGCGCACTTCGCCGAGGCGCTCGAACAGTGGCGCGGGCCGGCGCTGCTCAACGTCGAGTCGGACGCGCTCCACCGCGACGAAGCCGGCCAGCTGGCCGAGGAACGGCTGCGGGTCCGCGAACAGTGGGCGGACGCGCTGCTCGACGTCGGCGAGTACGCCACCGTCATCCCCGAACTGACCCGGCTGACCAGGGAAAACCCGTTGCGGGAGCGGCTGCACGAGCAGCTGATGGCCGCGCTGTACCGGTCGGGCCGGCGAGCTGACGCGCTCGACGTGTACGGCCGGATCAGCGCGGTGCTCGCCGACGAGCTCGGGCTCGACCCCGGGCCGTCGCTGCAGCGCACCCGCCAGGCGATCCTCACCGGCGCCGACGAGTCCGCCCGGTTGGCCCGCTACCGGCTGGGCGCCGAACCGCAGGTGCCGCACCAGCTGCCCGCCGACCTGCGGACCTTCTCCGGGCGCGAGTCCGACCTCAAGGCGTTGCACGCGCTGGTGCCGGAGGCGGTCGACGCCGGCGCGTCGACGCCGATCGCGTCCGTCGAAGGCATGGGCGGCCTCGGCAAGACGACGCTGGCCGTGCACTTCGCGCACGAGATCGCCGACCGGTTCCCCGGCGGGCAGGTCTACCTGAACCTGCGCGGCTACGGCCCCGGCGAACCGGTCGAGCCGTCGACGGCGCTGGAGGCGATGCTCACCGCGCTCGGCGTGCCGTGCGACGCGATCCCGGCCGACCTCGACGGCCGCGCGGCGAGCTGGCGGACGCACACCGCGGGACGGCGGCTGCTGGTCCTGCTCGACAACGCCAACCGCACCGAGCAGGTGCGCCCGCTGCTGCCGGGGCCGGGCTGCCTGGTCGTGGTCACCAGCCGCTGGCAGCTGCGCGGACTGGTCGCGACGCACGGCGCGCGTCGGATCGCGCTGGAGGAGCTCGGCGACGAGGACGCCGCCGAGCTGCTCGCGGCCACGATCGGCGTCGAGCGGGTGGCCCGCGACCCGGCGGCGGCCGAACGGTTCGTGCGCCACTGCGGCGGGCTGCCACTGGCCATCCGGATCCTCGCGGTGCGGGCGGCGCAGTTCCCCGACCTGCCGCTCGACGAGTTCGCGGGCTCGATCGAGAACGACCTGCTCGGTTCGTTCGACCTCGCCGACGGCGAAGGGACGAACATCCGCTCGGTGCTGTCGTACTCCTACCAGGCGCTGGAGCCACCGGCGGCGCGGCTGCTGCGGCTGCTCGGCCTGGCCACCGGCGCCGACTTCACCGCCCCGGTGGCGGCCGCGGTCGCCGGGCTGGACCTCGCGACGGCCCGTGCGGTCCTGGAGACCCTGGCGTCCGCGCACCTGCTGGCCCAGCCGCGCCCGGGCCGCTACCAGTTCCACGACCTGATCCGGGCCTACGCCGGCGAAGTCGCTTCGCAGGTCGACTCGGCTTCGCAGCGAGCCGCGGCCTTGGACCGGCTGCTGGGCTGGTACCTGGCGTCGGCCCTCGACGCGTCCCGCCGGATGCGGCCGGAGCGCTACTACCGGCTGCTGGAGCTCGACGACCTCGACGGCGGTCTCTCCTTCGGCTCCCACCACGAGGCGCTGGACTGGTTCGTCGAAGAGTCCGCCAACCTCATCGCCGCGGTGCACCTGGCGCGCCGGCTCGGCCGCGACGACGTCTGCTGGAAGCTCGCTTGGCTGCTGCAGAGCTACTTCGTGACGCGCTCGCGCCTGGACGACTGGCGTTCGGTGTTCACGGTGGCGCTCGAAGCGGCCCGGGCGAGCGGCCACCGCCCCGGCGAGGCGGGCATCCTCAGCGGCCTCGGCGTCGTCAACGGCGTCGCCCGGAACTACGCGGAATCGCGGCGGTACCTGGAGCAGGTGCTGGCGATCCAGCGCGAGCTCGGCGCGCGGGAGGGCGAGGCGCGGGCGCAGTACAACCTGGCGCTGGCTTCGCACAACTTGGACGAGTACGCGTGGGCGTACGAGCACGGCAAGCAGGCCCTGGAGATCGTCCGCGAGCTGCGGATGGGCCAGTTCGAAGCGAGCGTGCTGCGCGCGCTCGGCGACGTGTGCACGTCGATGGGCGACCACGAGCAGGCCCTGCGCCTGGCGGACGCGGCACTGGCCGTCGTCGGCCCGGACGGCCGGCCGGTGGACACCCGCTTCACCCAGCACACCAGAGGCCTGGCCCTGATCGGCCTCGGCCGGTTCGACGAGGGCATCGCGTGCATCCACGACTCGGTCACGATGTTCTTCGAGATGGGCGAGCAGTACGAAGCCGCGGACGTCCTGGCCCAGCTGGGCACCATCTATTCGAGGTACGGCGCTGAGGCCTTGGCCCGCGAGTGCTGGCTCAGCTCGGTCCGGCTGCTGACCGAACTGGGCCACCCGGACGCCGACGACGTCCGCGCCAAGCTGGCGGCGTCGGTGAGCGCGGGAGGGTGA
- a CDS encoding o-succinylbenzoate synthase: protein MKVYAIPLRTRFRGITVREGVLLRGPAGWGEFCPFADYSDAESAPWLRAALEASEAGWPAPVRDRVEVNTTVPVVAPEKAYELVRASGCRTAKVKVADPRVSLADDCARVEAVRDALGPDGAIRVDANTAWDVDTAVRAITDLDKAAGGLEYAEQPCPTIDDLAAVRRRVGVRIAADESIRRAEDPLKVAVAGAADIAVLKVAPLGGVRRALEVAEACGLPCVVSSAVETSVGLAAGLALAGALPELEFACGLGTISLLTGDVCADSLSPVDGHLPVPRRAPEPTDAYLAAPGVQASWEARLARVRALT from the coding sequence ATGAAGGTCTACGCGATTCCCCTGCGCACCCGGTTCCGCGGCATCACCGTCCGTGAAGGCGTCCTGCTGCGCGGCCCGGCGGGCTGGGGCGAGTTCTGCCCGTTCGCCGACTACTCGGACGCCGAGAGCGCGCCCTGGCTGCGGGCGGCGCTGGAAGCGAGCGAAGCCGGCTGGCCGGCGCCGGTCCGCGACCGGGTCGAGGTGAACACGACCGTCCCGGTGGTCGCGCCCGAGAAGGCGTACGAACTCGTGCGCGCGTCCGGCTGCCGCACGGCGAAGGTGAAGGTCGCGGACCCGCGCGTCTCCCTGGCGGACGACTGCGCCCGGGTCGAGGCGGTCCGCGACGCGCTCGGCCCGGACGGCGCGATCCGCGTCGACGCCAACACGGCCTGGGACGTCGACACGGCGGTCCGCGCGATCACGGACCTCGACAAGGCGGCGGGCGGGCTGGAGTACGCGGAGCAGCCGTGCCCGACGATCGACGACCTGGCCGCGGTGCGCCGCCGGGTGGGCGTCCGGATCGCCGCGGACGAGTCGATCCGCCGCGCGGAAGACCCGCTGAAGGTGGCGGTCGCCGGAGCGGCGGACATCGCGGTGCTGAAGGTGGCGCCCCTCGGGGGCGTGCGGCGGGCGCTGGAGGTCGCGGAGGCTTGCGGGCTGCCGTGCGTGGTGTCGTCGGCGGTGGAGACGAGCGTCGGCCTGGCCGCCGGCCTGGCACTGGCGGGCGCGCTCCCGGAACTCGAATTCGCTTGTGGACTGGGCACGATTTCGTTGCTGACCGGCGACGTCTGCGCCGACTCGCTGTCCCCTGTGGACGGTCACCTGCCGGTGCCGCGCCGGGCCCCGGAGCCCACGGACGCGTACCTGGCCGCACCCGGCGTCCAAGCCTCGTGGGAAGCGCGCCTGGCGAGGGTGCGCGCGCTCACCTGA
- a CDS encoding PspC domain-containing protein gives MTNSVYTPAKKLRRSRSDKMLTGVCGGWSTYLGIDANVLRIGLVAAVFLSVGIAIPIYVAAAILTPEEDS, from the coding sequence ATGACGAACAGCGTGTACACCCCCGCCAAGAAGCTCCGCCGCAGCCGCTCCGACAAGATGCTCACCGGCGTCTGCGGTGGCTGGTCCACCTACCTCGGCATCGACGCCAACGTCCTGCGCATCGGCCTGGTCGCCGCCGTGTTCCTCTCGGTCGGCATCGCGATCCCGATCTACGTCGCGGCCGCCATCCTGACGCCGGAAGAGGACTCCTGA
- the groL gene encoding chaperonin GroEL (60 kDa chaperone family; promotes refolding of misfolded polypeptides especially under stressful conditions; forms two stacked rings of heptamers to form a barrel-shaped 14mer; ends can be capped by GroES; misfolded proteins enter the barrel where they are refolded when GroES binds), whose amino-acid sequence MAKLIAFDEDARRGLERGLNTLAEAVKVTLGPRGRNVVLEKKWGAPTITNDGVSIAKEIELEDPWEKIGAELVKEVAKKTDDVAGDGTTTATVLAQALVREGLRNVAAGADPISLKRGIEAAVEAVTEQLHKAAVQIETKEQIAATASISAADRTIGELIAEALDKVGKEGVVTVEESNTFGLELELTEGMRFDKGYISGYFVTDPERQEAELEDPYILLFGSKISTVKDVLPLLEKVIQSGKPLLIIAEDVEGEALATLIVNKMRGTFKSVAVKAPGFGDRRKAILQDIAILTGGQVISEDVGLKLENADLSLLGKARKAVITKDETTIVEGAGDADQIQGRVNQIRAEIENSDSDYDREKLQERLAKLAGGVAVIKAGAATEVELKERKHRIEDAVRNAKAAVEEGIVAGGGVALIQAAEAAFAGLKLEGDEATGANIVKVAVEAPLKQIAINAGLEGGVVVEKVKGLPQGHGLNAATGVYEDLLAAGVPDPTKVTRSALQNAASIAALFLTTEAVVADKPEKASAAPADPSGGMGGMDF is encoded by the coding sequence ATGGCCAAACTGATCGCGTTCGACGAGGACGCCCGCCGCGGTCTTGAGCGCGGCTTGAACACCCTCGCCGAAGCCGTCAAGGTGACCCTCGGCCCGCGGGGCCGGAACGTCGTGCTCGAGAAGAAGTGGGGCGCGCCGACCATCACCAACGACGGTGTCTCCATCGCCAAGGAGATCGAGCTCGAGGACCCGTGGGAGAAGATCGGGGCCGAGCTCGTCAAGGAGGTCGCCAAGAAGACCGACGACGTCGCGGGTGACGGCACCACCACCGCCACCGTGCTCGCCCAGGCCCTCGTCCGCGAGGGGCTGCGCAACGTCGCCGCCGGCGCCGACCCCATCTCCCTCAAGCGTGGCATCGAGGCGGCCGTCGAGGCCGTCACCGAGCAGCTGCACAAGGCCGCCGTCCAGATCGAGACCAAGGAGCAGATCGCTGCTACCGCCTCGATCTCGGCCGCTGACCGCACCATCGGCGAGCTGATCGCCGAGGCGCTGGACAAGGTCGGCAAGGAAGGCGTCGTCACCGTCGAGGAGAGCAACACCTTCGGTCTCGAGCTCGAGCTCACCGAGGGCATGCGCTTCGACAAGGGCTACATCTCCGGTTACTTCGTGACCGACCCGGAGCGTCAGGAAGCCGAGCTCGAGGACCCGTACATCCTCCTCTTCGGCTCCAAGATCTCCACCGTCAAGGACGTCCTGCCGCTGCTGGAGAAGGTCATCCAGTCCGGCAAGCCGCTGCTGATCATCGCCGAGGACGTCGAGGGCGAGGCCCTGGCCACCCTCATCGTCAACAAGATGCGCGGCACCTTCAAGTCCGTCGCCGTCAAGGCCCCGGGCTTCGGTGACCGCCGCAAGGCGATCCTGCAGGACATCGCGATCCTGACCGGTGGCCAGGTCATCTCCGAGGACGTCGGCCTCAAGCTGGAGAACGCGGACCTGTCCCTGCTGGGCAAGGCCCGCAAGGCCGTCATCACCAAGGACGAGACGACCATCGTCGAGGGTGCGGGCGACGCCGACCAGATCCAGGGTCGCGTCAACCAGATCCGCGCCGAGATCGAGAACTCGGACTCGGACTACGACCGCGAGAAGCTGCAGGAGCGGCTCGCGAAGCTGGCCGGCGGCGTGGCCGTCATCAAGGCCGGCGCCGCGACCGAGGTCGAGCTCAAGGAGCGCAAGCACCGCATCGAGGACGCGGTGCGCAACGCGAAGGCCGCCGTGGAAGAGGGCATCGTCGCCGGTGGTGGCGTGGCCCTGATCCAGGCCGCCGAAGCCGCGTTCGCGGGCCTGAAGCTCGAGGGCGACGAGGCCACCGGTGCCAACATCGTCAAGGTGGCCGTCGAGGCCCCGCTCAAGCAGATCGCGATCAACGCCGGCCTCGAAGGCGGCGTCGTGGTGGAGAAGGTCAAGGGCCTGCCGCAGGGTCACGGCCTCAACGCCGCCACGGGTGTCTACGAGGACCTGCTCGCCGCCGGCGTGCCGGACCCGACGAAGGTCACCCGCTCCGCGCTGCAGAACGCCGCTTCCATCGCGGCGCTGTTCCTGACCACCGAGGCCGTCGTGGCGGACAAGCCGGAGAAGGCTTCGGCCGCTCCCGCCGACCCGTCCGGTGGCATGGGTGGCATGGACTTCTGA
- a CDS encoding serine/threonine-protein kinase, with the protein MTGDVSGDLTGRRLGNYRIDGVLGKGGMSVTYKATDVRLGRKVALKVIGDHLGADAEFRERFVDEARNTSAIDHANVVPLYDFGELDGMLYIAMRMVDGGDLAGLIAGGPIAPARALTMLDQVADALDTLHNRGLVHLDVKPANVLVTKKETSREHVYVADFGLTRRGATGHRTRGGDFLGSPTYAAPEHLRGEPLDGRTDQYALTCVLYACLTGSPPFKGDVPTVIKGHLNGEPPAISRAVALPPSIDEVVRKGMAKNPADRYPSCVEMVAAARRALGQLATSDTPPGPPGSNSGGVPAPHRPGQVQQGPHQNSAPQGEGAPVHPYGGQQQPGYGQGPQGPGGPQGPPPQGMPPQGPPPGYGYPQQQPGMPPQGMPPQGYGYPQQPGMPPQGPPPGYGQDPMRLRPPMPAGGAGAFHQPKSSGGKKWIFIVLGLVVVAGLVVGAIFLFNGDDSGGGGQTTAPNIPVGPGGDSQTNPTSSLNAPPTSITIKPSN; encoded by the coding sequence GTGACAGGCGATGTGTCGGGGGACCTCACCGGTCGCCGGCTGGGCAACTACCGCATCGACGGGGTGCTCGGCAAGGGCGGCATGAGCGTCACCTACAAGGCCACGGACGTGCGTCTCGGCCGCAAGGTGGCGCTGAAGGTGATCGGTGACCACCTCGGGGCCGACGCCGAGTTCCGCGAGCGGTTCGTCGACGAGGCGCGCAACACCTCCGCGATCGACCACGCCAATGTCGTGCCGCTGTACGACTTCGGCGAGCTCGACGGCATGTTGTACATCGCCATGCGGATGGTCGACGGCGGTGACCTCGCCGGCTTGATCGCCGGCGGCCCGATCGCGCCCGCGCGCGCCCTGACGATGCTCGACCAGGTCGCGGACGCCCTCGACACCCTGCACAACCGTGGTCTGGTCCACCTGGACGTCAAGCCGGCGAACGTGCTCGTGACGAAGAAGGAGACGTCGCGCGAGCACGTCTACGTCGCCGACTTCGGGCTGACGCGCCGCGGTGCGACCGGTCACCGGACGCGCGGCGGCGACTTCCTCGGTTCGCCCACGTACGCGGCGCCGGAGCACCTGCGCGGCGAGCCGCTGGACGGGCGCACCGACCAGTACGCGCTGACGTGCGTCCTCTACGCGTGCCTGACGGGGAGCCCGCCGTTCAAGGGCGACGTGCCGACGGTGATCAAGGGGCACCTCAACGGCGAACCGCCGGCGATCTCGCGCGCCGTCGCGCTGCCGCCGTCGATCGACGAGGTCGTCCGCAAGGGGATGGCGAAGAACCCGGCCGACCGCTACCCGAGCTGCGTCGAGATGGTCGCGGCCGCCCGCCGCGCGCTCGGCCAGCTGGCCACGTCCGACACCCCGCCGGGCCCGCCCGGGTCCAATTCGGGTGGAGTTCCCGCGCCGCACCGTCCTGGTCAGGTACAACAGGGGCCGCACCAGAACAGCGCACCGCAGGGAGAGGGGGCCCCCGTGCACCCGTACGGAGGACAGCAGCAGCCCGGCTACGGCCAGGGGCCGCAAGGTCCTGGCGGTCCGCAGGGGCCACCGCCCCAGGGGATGCCGCCGCAGGGCCCGCCGCCCGGGTACGGCTACCCGCAGCAGCAGCCGGGCATGCCGCCGCAGGGCATGCCCCCGCAGGGCTACGGCTACCCGCAGCAGCCGGGCATGCCGCCGCAGGGGCCACCGCCCGGCTACGGCCAGGACCCGATGCGCCTGCGCCCGCCGATGCCCGCGGGCGGCGCCGGCGCGTTCCACCAGCCGAAGAGCAGCGGCGGCAAGAAGTGGATCTTCATCGTCCTCGGGCTGGTCGTCGTGGCCGGCCTGGTCGTGGGCGCGATCTTCCTGTTCAACGGCGACGACAGCGGCGGCGGTGGCCAGACGACGGCCCCGAACATCCCGGTCGGCCCCGGCGGCGACTCGCAGACCAACCCGACGTCGTCGCTGAACGCCCCGCCGACGTCGATCACCATCAAGCCGAGCAACTGA
- a CDS encoding cold-shock protein produces MAVGTVKWFNSEKGYGFIESTEGPDVFVHYSAIQSEGFRTLDEGDRVEFEVQSGRDGRSQAADVRKVS; encoded by the coding sequence GTGGCTGTCGGCACCGTCAAATGGTTCAACTCGGAAAAGGGCTACGGGTTCATCGAATCCACGGAGGGGCCGGACGTCTTCGTCCACTATTCGGCCATCCAGTCCGAAGGATTCCGCACTCTGGACGAAGGCGATCGCGTCGAGTTCGAAGTGCAGTCCGGCCGCGACGGTCGTAGCCAGGCAGCCGACGTGCGGAAGGTTTCGTAG
- a CDS encoding AIM24 family protein, translated as MRVQTRHTPGFGVARVLLDPGEAVQAAPETLLASRFGVTETPAGRGGVRASKATAVVYTAPSDGGWIDFAPLRPGDVYPLDVGGSTGWSVHRDAVLVRPSTVRHDPNWTPLQQLFGADSGFLEHYSGTGPLVLAAPGPVDAFELGKGELVTVRPDYLLAYPDTVQCRLRALDPGGSQSLRSGEGLAVDFAGPGTVLVHARNRRLSGT; from the coding sequence ATGCGCGTCCAGACCCGGCACACGCCCGGCTTCGGCGTCGCCCGCGTCCTGCTGGACCCGGGCGAGGCCGTGCAGGCGGCACCCGAGACGTTGCTCGCCAGCCGGTTCGGGGTCACCGAAACCCCGGCCGGCCGCGGCGGCGTCCGCGCGAGCAAGGCGACGGCGGTGGTCTACACCGCGCCGTCCGACGGCGGCTGGATCGACTTCGCGCCGCTGCGCCCCGGCGACGTCTACCCGCTGGACGTCGGCGGCAGCACCGGCTGGTCGGTGCACCGCGACGCGGTGCTGGTAAGGCCCTCGACGGTCCGGCACGACCCGAACTGGACGCCGTTGCAGCAGCTCTTCGGCGCCGACTCGGGGTTCCTCGAGCACTACAGCGGAACCGGCCCGCTCGTGCTGGCCGCGCCCGGCCCGGTGGACGCGTTCGAACTGGGCAAGGGCGAGCTGGTCACGGTCCGGCCGGACTACCTGCTGGCCTACCCGGACACCGTCCAGTGCCGCCTGCGGGCGCTCGACCCGGGCGGCTCGCAGTCGCTGCGCAGCGGTGAAGGGCTCGCCGTCGACTTCGCGGGGCCGGGGACCGTGCTCGTGCACGCGCGGAACAGACGCCTTTCGGGCACGTGA
- a CDS encoding TIGR00266 family protein, which yields MQVQVRQQPSFAVARLMLAPGEPCQVESGAMMATSYGVQVQSQAQGGIMKGLGRAFLGGESFFISTFTAPQNGGWVDVSANLPGDIQVIPLDGRTGWAVTRGCWLASSHGVQTETKWGGMKNLMGGEGGFLTHATGQGQLLVSCYGAVETITLQQGEMVTVDTGHVVAYADTVQYQIRKVAQGIIQSMKSGEGLVFDFVGPGQIMTQTRNPSALVNWIISHVPSR from the coding sequence ATGCAGGTTCAGGTCCGTCAACAGCCTTCGTTCGCCGTCGCCCGGCTGATGCTGGCGCCCGGGGAGCCGTGCCAGGTGGAATCCGGCGCGATGATGGCCACCAGCTACGGCGTGCAGGTCCAGTCGCAGGCACAGGGCGGGATCATGAAGGGGCTCGGCCGCGCCTTCCTCGGCGGCGAGTCCTTCTTCATCTCCACCTTCACCGCGCCGCAGAACGGCGGCTGGGTCGACGTCTCGGCCAACCTGCCCGGTGACATCCAGGTGATCCCGCTCGACGGCCGCACCGGCTGGGCCGTCACCCGCGGCTGCTGGCTCGCGTCGTCGCACGGCGTGCAGACCGAGACCAAGTGGGGCGGCATGAAGAACCTGATGGGCGGCGAGGGCGGGTTCCTGACCCACGCCACCGGACAGGGCCAGCTGCTCGTCTCCTGCTACGGCGCGGTCGAGACCATCACACTGCAGCAGGGCGAGATGGTCACCGTCGACACCGGGCACGTGGTCGCGTACGCCGACACCGTGCAGTACCAGATCCGGAAGGTCGCGCAGGGCATCATCCAGTCCATGAAGAGCGGCGAAGGCCTGGTGTTCGACTTCGTCGGCCCGGGCCAGATCATGACGCAGACGCGCAACCCGTCCGCGTTGGTGAACTGGATCATCTCCCACGTCCCCTCCCGCTGA
- the glp gene encoding gephyrin-like molybdotransferase Glp has protein sequence MISVDDYRDRVAELLGTAPAATLPLAAAAGLVLAEDVRAGVSLPPFDNSAMDGYAVRAADVTAAPVTLPVADDIPAGRVDFRPLEPGTAHRIMTGAPLPPGADAVVMVEDTDGGTETVTISAPAREGAHIRRTGEDVVADSVALHAGTVLGHSQLGLAAAVGLAEVRVHRPLRVLVASTGTELIDAPAPLRHGQIYESNSVMLAAAIRALGCEVDVVRSVVDDVEEFRKVIEPKLADADLLVTSGGVSAGAYEVVKDALTGQGVEFAKIAMQPGGPQGCGRWQGVPVVTLPGNPVSVLVSFEAFLRPALLTAMGHTDVSRRRVRARLTEEMSSPAGRRQYRRGVFTPSDREVTGIVGPRGGPGSHLLAAFTQANCLIVLPEDVTSAAVGQEVDVLLL, from the coding sequence GTGATCTCCGTCGACGACTACCGCGACCGCGTCGCCGAACTGCTCGGCACCGCACCCGCGGCCACGCTGCCCCTCGCCGCCGCGGCCGGCCTCGTGCTGGCCGAGGACGTGCGGGCCGGCGTCTCCCTGCCGCCCTTCGACAACTCCGCGATGGACGGCTACGCGGTCCGCGCCGCCGACGTCACCGCGGCGCCGGTGACCCTGCCGGTGGCCGACGACATCCCGGCCGGCCGGGTCGACTTCCGGCCCCTCGAGCCGGGCACCGCGCACCGGATCATGACCGGTGCCCCGCTGCCGCCCGGCGCGGACGCGGTGGTGATGGTGGAGGACACCGACGGCGGCACGGAGACCGTGACGATCTCGGCGCCTGCCCGCGAAGGCGCGCACATCCGGCGGACCGGCGAGGACGTCGTGGCCGACAGCGTCGCCCTGCACGCCGGGACGGTCCTCGGCCACTCCCAGCTCGGCCTCGCGGCCGCGGTCGGGCTGGCCGAGGTCCGGGTGCACCGGCCGCTGCGGGTGCTGGTCGCCTCGACCGGCACCGAGCTGATCGACGCGCCCGCCCCGCTGCGGCACGGCCAGATCTACGAGTCCAACAGCGTGATGCTCGCCGCCGCGATCCGCGCCCTCGGCTGCGAGGTCGACGTCGTCCGCAGCGTCGTCGACGACGTCGAGGAGTTCCGCAAGGTCATCGAGCCGAAGCTGGCCGACGCCGACCTGCTGGTGACGTCCGGCGGCGTCAGCGCGGGCGCCTACGAGGTGGTCAAGGACGCGCTGACCGGCCAGGGCGTCGAGTTCGCCAAGATCGCGATGCAGCCGGGCGGGCCGCAGGGCTGCGGGCGCTGGCAGGGCGTGCCGGTGGTGACGTTGCCCGGCAATCCGGTGAGCGTCCTGGTGTCGTTCGAAGCGTTCCTGCGCCCGGCGCTGCTGACGGCCATGGGCCACACCGACGTCTCGCGGCGGCGCGTGCGGGCCCGGCTGACGGAGGAGATGAGCTCGCCCGCCGGCCGCCGCCAGTACCGCCGGGGCGTGTTCACGCCGTCCGACCGCGAGGTGACCGGGATCGTCGGGCCGCGCGGCGGGCCGGGGTCGCACCTGCTGGCCGCGTTCACGCAGGCCAACTGCCTGATCGTGCTGCCGGAGGACGTCACTTCGGCAGCGGTCGGGCAAGAGGTGGACGTGCTGCTGCTCTGA